In Dioscorea cayenensis subsp. rotundata cultivar TDr96_F1 chromosome 11, TDr96_F1_v2_PseudoChromosome.rev07_lg8_w22 25.fasta, whole genome shotgun sequence, a single genomic region encodes these proteins:
- the LOC120271600 gene encoding uncharacterized protein LOC120271600, whose protein sequence is MPRYVKFLKDLLTNKRKMEESVAVVMKGSCSAMLRKNLPNKMKDPRSFIISCAIGGLEEDKALAVSEGSINVMLYTLFQILGLGEPRPTRMTLQLADHSVHHPRGIIEDVLVKVDKYNFPANFVVLDVDEDAEVPLIMGRPFL, encoded by the coding sequence atgcctcgaTATgtaaagttcttgaaggacctcttgaccaacaagaggaagatggaagaGAGTGTAGCTGTGGTCATGAAAGGTAGTTGTTCGGCAATGCTTAGGaaaaatttgccaaacaaaatgaaagatcctAGAAGCTTCATCATATCATGTGCAATCGGAGGTTTGGAGGAAGACAAAGCTTTGGCCGTTTCGGAAGgtagtattaatgtcatgttGTACACATTATTTCAGATATTGGGGTTGGGAGAGCCAAGACCTACCCGCATGACCTTGCAGCTGGCTGATCATTCTGTTCATCATCCTagaggtataattgaagatgttttagtgaaggttgacaagtataatTTTCCTGCAAATTTTGttgtgctagatgttgatgaagatgcggAGGTTCCATTAATTATGGGAAGACCTTTCTTATGA